A region of the Desulfomonilaceae bacterium genome:
GAGCCTTTTGCAAAACTCCCCTAGGAATTAGTGTTTTCAGGGTCCATCAAGCCTTTTATGGCAATTTTATAGGTCAAAATAATCAGTCAGTCAAATTTTGTGGGTTTAGCTCACAATTTTTCTGTTTCTAGGCGCGACTATCCTGTTGATCGTTTCTTCGTTTGTGTTTGTAGCTGATCAGTTTACTAATTTGATCAACTGGTCCGCAAAGATCGCAATCACACCAAACATTAAATGAGCTTTTACCTTCAAGGCTCCTCGAACCATAATGTTGTTTGCTCCGAACTCTTCCTTTAAACGACTATTGAACCGCTCCGCCGCTGTTCTTTCTTTATATCTGGCAGCCTCATGAGGAGCCATGAATATCCTTGCCACGAGAGTTCTTGTCTATTATGGGCACATGGCCGAGACTCCTGCTAAGTTCATAAATGAGCCCAGCGTCATAGGCCGAATCCATGACATCATAGAGATATGTTACCCTGGAACTGCTCGTCTTCATGAGCGGTATGGCTACCTGACTGTCGTGTAATGATGCGGAGGTCATAGCGACACTCACTGGCAGACCGTAGTCATTGACATCCGCATGAAACTTATAGCCAATCCAACTTACTTTGTATCCCTTGGAGTTCTTCTTGGTTCCGACATCGCAGGCAACCGGCAATTCCTTTAACGCCTGTTCCGCTGATTGATGAATCTGACGCTCCAATCGTTTTACTTCCTTGGGTTCTGAGTGTTCCCTTTTGGTTCTACGACCTCTTTTTTTCGGAGAAGGTTTTTCCTTCGGTGTTTTCTTTACTGGTTTCTCACGGCCTTCTATGGCCGTATAGTCTCTGGATATATGCCCTATCAGTTCCGTTTTCAAAGATCGTTCAACCAAAGCCTCATGGACCTTATCACCAAGACCACTATCAGCAAACTCGGCAAAAGCCCGGGAGAAAGTGGACTCCGAGGTAATGTCTGAAGCCTTGTCAAAACCACAGATCTTACGCAGACTCGGCGTAGTCTTAAGCGCCTCAATCAACGACCTTGTGAAAGGATATCCATAAACAGACTTAGCGACAAAGGACCGTGCTATCGATTCACGATAGCGAAGTTTTCTTCCGAACGACTGAGTAAAAGAGCTTTTTGGAACAAAAGTCTCAACTTGGATCAACTCCAAGATCGACACAAGTTGCTTCTCTTTTTCGGTTAGAGGATCGCTCCATGACTCCTGCAATTTCGGAAACAGACTGCGTTGCAGTGTCCCCATCAACCATGATATTCTCTTCCTAAGCTTCACTGGCGCCTCCCGTGAAAAAGCGTCTTTTTTGCAAAAACACTATACCACGGGCCTGCCCGTGAAGCTCATTTATTACACATGCTTAAACACCCAAAAAACACTTTTGCAAGTGGCTCATAAGTTAGCTCAAATTTCATTGACTCCATTTGAAGTTCAGGGGTTACCTCGAACGTTCACTAATTATAACCCCTTGAAAATAATATTCTTTGGAAATGTAGCCATAACCGTTAGCCTCAAAACTTCGTTGACAATCTTTGGCCGTTTCGATATACTTACCCCATCACCGTGGCCTTAATTTGTGACTTAACTTATTTTAATGTTTACAACGTGTTGAGAGTCGTCCTTAAAGCTAAGCTTGACAGGACTTAGGGTATGGAAATCACGTGATATCTTCTGCCACGAGGAAAGCTGAAAAAAGTTCCGCAACTAGGTCGTTGGGTCTGGCTGTTCTGAGGATCGGGACCAGGCTCGTTTTGCGCAG
Encoded here:
- a CDS encoding transposase; translation: MKLRKRISWLMGTLQRSLFPKLQESWSDPLTEKEKQLVSILELIQVETFVPKSSFTQSFGRKLRYRESIARSFVAKSVYGYPFTRSLIEALKTTPSLRKICGFDKASDITSESTFSRAFAEFADSGLGDKVHEALVERSLKTELIGHISRDYTAIEGREKPVKKTPKEKPSPKKRGRRTKREHSEPKEVKRLERQIHQSAEQALKELPVACDVGTKKNSKGYKVSWIGYKFHADVNDYGLPVSVAMTSASLHDSQVAIPLMKTSSSRVTYLYDVMDSAYDAGLIYELSRSLGHVPIIDKNSRGKDIHGSS